In Leptolyngbya sp. O-77, the genomic window GCATAGCGGCGGGCGAGCGGCGGCATGATCGCAAAGGGATTGCTAAACCCAGAGAAAAGATGAATTCCCTCCGCGCCAGGAACCGGGCCAATCAGCGGCAGGCGATCGCCACTAAACGCCACAGGACAGCGACTCCAGGTTCCCGGAACCTCCTTAAGGCTGGGCAAGAACCGCCCCACGGACTGGCGCAGCGCAGACTCGCTGGCCGCCGCATCAACCTCCGGCTCCAAGCTGCTGATCATGCGCGTTATCTGACCAATCCGAATCCGCCCGTCTTTGAACTGAATCACGCCTTCATCCAAAATGGGCGGCACGACTTCCTGATTGGGCTGATTCCACCGTGCATCTGCTGCGCCAGCCGCGGCCTCCTGCTCAAAGCGTTTTAGCGCAGCAGGCATGATCAGCGTGCGCGTTTGAGTCGGCGTATTCGGCGGTGTTTCAATTAGCTCTGCCTGAGAGAAGTAGATCCGCACTGATAGCCCTGCCTGGCGCAGTAGGGTGCGAGTCCAACCCCCAGCGCTGACGATGACCCCAGCAGCGCTCAGATTGCCTTCTGGGGTCGTCACGCCCGTCACGCGATCGCCCTCCCGCACAAAACCCGTCACCTGCGCCAGCCGCATCTCGCCGCCCAGCCGCTGAAACGCCTGCTGATAGGCCAGGGTCGTTGCCTCAGGGCTGACGTGGCCATGTGTGGTGTGCAGCGCTCCACCCAACGCCGCCGGGTTCAGCAGTGGCTCTAGTTCGCAGGCAAATTCTACGCTGATGGGCTGTGGCGGAATCCAGCAAGAGCGATAGGACTGGGCGATCGCCTCTACATCTTCTCCTGGCTCAATCACAAGCACCAGGTTGAGTTCACGAAACTGCGTGTCTCCCTCCAGCTCGTCCGACAACTGGCGATGAATCTCAACTCCTTCCTGGCAAAGCTGCTGAGTCAGGGGAGTATTACCCGACCAGTAGGCAATCCCACCATAGCTATAGCGTGTTCCATTCTTGGGCGCAGCAAACTGCTCTAGCAGCAGCACAGAACTCCCCAGTTTGACTAACTCGTAGGCCAGTGCCGATCCGGCAACCCCACTCCCAACCACAATCCAGTCGTACGTTGTCATGTGCAGTCCTGATCTGTCCTAATCTTTTCTAATCTTTTTTGTAGAGTCTTGGTAGCGTCCAGTTAATTCACATCCTGGCTTTTCAGAGTAGCGCGAGTTTCTCCAAACGCAAAATTCAACGGGCAAAACTCGACGCGCAACATCAGGATGCAACCCGATGGGTTCAAAGGGATACGTTCTACTTTTGCGAAAATTCTGCATTTTCGCCTAGCACAATCATTATTTTCGCGTAGCACAACACTCAGGATATGACAGGAAAAACAGCGTTTCTGAAATAAAGCGTTACGCCATCCTGCGGACGCGGCCAGAGCAGCATCGGCATCCGCAAATTCTGGATGCAATTTCTAACAAATTGCGGAAGTCACCTGACTATTAATTCGTACAAATCGATACCAATTTTGCGTCTTAAATGATACAAATTTTATCGCCTGAGCAATCCATTTTTTGCACATGACTTACAAATGCCAGATTTTAGTCGCAGCCTAGAGAGCAGACGCTCCAAACTCTATACAAAATATTTAAATCTTGCCTTAACAGGAGCAAATCAAGAAGCAAATCAATTGATGTTCAAAGCGTAAACTCCCATAACGAAGCTTGTAACATTTTCTTTAGAAGTCTTGCCCGTCTATTAATTATGTTCAACAATGATAAGTGGAGGACAGGACTGAGCATTATCTTGCGTGATTGATTCTTAGGTTGATTGTGAGATTGATCTCGATTGAACCAAATCGTATTTTTTATCTGTCAATCAGCCGTCTATCAACTAGCCTTCTATCGGCCAGCTAAGTCGAGCCATTCTGAAAAACTTCTATCCCTTGTCCTTTCTTATCCGTTTTCATCTTCATTGGAAATAGTCTGATTCTGGAATAGTTCAAGTCTAGGAAGTCAAATTTTTCTGACCAAGACTGCGAAATTAAGAACGCAAGACTAAGCTTGTGAGTCTCGGACTGCTTGGGGTTCGGCAGAGAGGGCGGTAATTCGCGTCCTTTAGAATCTTCCTCAGGGACGAACTCTGAAAATTCGATTGTGTTCCTCTAGAAACTTTTCAGATTTTTGTTAAACGCTAGACTTAAAGAGAAGGTTTTAGAAACATGCTGTTAGACACATATTGGACGCATTAGATTGGACGCATTAGACGCATTTCTTTATCGACCTAGCCGATTGAAGTGATGTTCGGCGAGAGCCAAAGAAACTTACTCGGACAGCTTCTTCAGGCAGATTTGAATCCTCATTGGCTCAATTTAATTAAGTCCTTACTAAGTCCTTAATTAAGTTCAATAAAAATCCAGGTGTGTTTCCAGGTGTGTTTATTGTGTGAGATGTTCGTGAGCATCTTGCCGGGTGTTGAGGAATTGAAGTCTAGGCTGGTGTTTTCTCTGGTTGTCTGCGTTTGTGCCTGCTTTATCTGTGTTTTCTGCATCCTGCATTCCTCGTTGTCTGTATTCCTCACTTCATAATTAAGCGCTCCTTATAAAGCCATGAACCTTTGCCCTTGCTGCTCCGAGCCTTTGTTGCGCCATGCGCGACACAATCGTGTCTACTGGTTTTGTACGCACTGCTGGCAAGAAATGCCAAACCTCGCAGATGTGATTCAGGCGCGGCAGCAAGTTCAGCTTGCTGCACCTGTGGCGTTGAGTCTGCGAACCAACCGTGTGCTTCAGTCGGTGTAGCCCAACTTGTGTTGCTTTACGTTGGGCTTGTCGCAGTTCGGCTTTGCAATTCGGCTTTGCAATCTGCGTCACGATCTGCATCACAGTCTGCGTCATCAGCGGCAGCGACAAGTTTGATGTATCATGCCGAAAAACTACGATTAAACTAATAGGCGGGCTTCCGGTTTTGGGGGCCCGCTTTTGGTTGATGTTTTTTCATAGGCTCTTGGTTTTTAATTTAGAGCGATCGCCCATTGGGGCAGGGTGAGGGGTTGCGCGATGAGTCTGCCGATCATTTTTGATATTACGCTTGGGGTCATTTTTCTATTTCTTATCCTCAGCTTGCTAGCCTCAGAACTTCAGGAACTTCTCAGCACGTTGCTGCAATGGCGGGCCGACCATCTGAAAA contains:
- a CDS encoding NAD(P)/FAD-dependent oxidoreductase gives rise to the protein MTTYDWIVVGSGVAGSALAYELVKLGSSVLLLEQFAAPKNGTRYSYGGIAYWSGNTPLTQQLCQEGVEIHRQLSDELEGDTQFRELNLVLVIEPGEDVEAIAQSYRSCWIPPQPISVEFACELEPLLNPAALGGALHTTHGHVSPEATTLAYQQAFQRLGGEMRLAQVTGFVREGDRVTGVTTPEGNLSAAGVIVSAGGWTRTLLRQAGLSVRIYFSQAELIETPPNTPTQTRTLIMPAALKRFEQEAAAGAADARWNQPNQEVVPPILDEGVIQFKDGRIRIGQITRMISSLEPEVDAAASESALRQSVGRFLPSLKEVPGTWSRCPVAFSGDRLPLIGPVPGAEGIHLFSGFSNPFAIMPPLARRYARHLVEQPDPLLEDLSPGRFEA